In Phaseolus vulgaris cultivar G19833 chromosome 10, P. vulgaris v2.0, whole genome shotgun sequence, a single genomic region encodes these proteins:
- the LOC137818564 gene encoding large ribosomal subunit protein uL18, giving the protein MVFVKAQKSRAYFKRYQVKFKRRREGKTDYRARIRLINQDKNKYNTPKYRFVVRFTNKDIIAQITSASIAGDIVLAAAYANELPRYGLEVGLTNYAAAYCTGLLLARRVLKKLEMDEEYEGNVEATGEDYSVEPADTRRPFRALLDVGLIKTTTGNRVFGALKGALDGGLDIPHSDKRFAGFDKDKKELDVDIHRKYVFGGHVASYMKTLMEDEPEKYQTHFSDYIKRGVEADGLEDLYKKVHAAIRADPTFKKSSKEAPKEHKRYNLKKLTYEERKAKLVARLQALNSAADDEDEDDE; this is encoded by the exons ATG GTGTTTGTTAAGGCTCAGAAATCAAGGGCCTACTTCAAGAGATATCAAGTGAAGTTCAAGAGAAGAAGag AGGGGAAAACCGATTACCGAGCCAGGATTCGGTTGATTAACCAGGATAAGAATAAGTACAACACCCCAAAATATCGCTTTGTGGTTCGATTT ACCAACAAGGACATCATCGCCCAAATAACATCTGCTAGCATTGCTGGCGATATTGTCCTTGCTGCTGCATATGCAAATGAGCTGCCACGCTATGGTCTTGAAGTAGGCCTTACAAACTATGCTGCAG CTTATTGCACCGGGCTTTTGTTGGCACGTCGTGTGCTTAAAAAGCTTGAAATGGACGAGGAGTACGAAGGAAATGTTGAG GCCACTGGAGAGGATTATTCAGTTGAACCTGCTGATACCAGGAGGCCATTCCGTGCTCTCCTTGATGTTGGTCTTATTAAGACTACAACAGGAAACCGTGTTTTTGGTGCTCTTAAG GGTGCTTTGGATGGGGGTTTGGATATTCCTCACAGTGACAAAAGGTTTGCTGGATTTGATAAGGATAAGAAGGAGCTTGATGTTGATATTCACCGCAAATATGTCTTTGGTGGACATGTTGCTTCTTATATGAAG ACGTTGATGGAAGATGAGCCAGAAAAATACCAGACACACTTCAGTGACTATATCAAGCGCGGGGTAGAGGCTGATGGTCTGGAGGATCTCTACAAGAAGGTTCATGCTGCCATCCGAGCAGATCCTACTTTCAAGAAATCTTCGAAAGAGGCACCAAAGGAGCACAAGAG GTACAACCTGAAGAAGCTTACTTATGAGGAGAGGAAGGCCAAGTTGGTTGCTCGCTTGCAGGCTCTCAACTCTGCTGCTGacgatgaagatgaagatgatgagtGA
- the LOC137818047 gene encoding uncharacterized protein: MRVLFDYHELWDVVESAVSALGDNATEAHYNWWCVQMRVLFDYHELWDVVERWSMETTETIDVYINKVIALTNKMKTNGETHSEQAKVEKILRSLTPKFEHVVVAIEKANDISKMTVSSYHEHGSYFSKGRGGQNHGGAWRGERGRRGREGCTNHMCGKKELFADLDDSFHTKVKFGDGRFVPVSGKGRILITLKNGDHRYIYDVLPDMKSNLLSMGQLAEKGYVFGSITYAHIPKTVRSKLDDKVVKTIFIGYKHGGYKLYNPMTKKVIVSRDVTFAEDEEWQWNAAAAEIDSKKRYIYVLNDDMEDGVTLEAPAVQPEVVIQPEVATPIATMMERPRRQQRQLVHLQDCKVNLDEVDDNGDLVHFAFLAESEPVRLVDVIQHPK, translated from the exons atgagagttttgtttgattatcatgagttatgggatgtcgttgagaGTGCAGTGTCTGCATTAGGTGAtaatgcaactgaggcgcaTTACAATTggtggtgtgtgcaaatgagagttttgtttgattatcatgagttatgggatgttGTTGAGAGgtggagt atggaaaccacagagactattgatgtctatataaataaagttattgcCTTGACAAATAagatgaagaccaatggtgaaacacattcggagcaggcaaaggtggagaagattttgagatctttaactcccaaatttgaacatgttgttgtcGCAATTGAAaaggccaatgacatttcaaaaatgacagtaag ctcctatcatgaacatggtagctatttcagcaaaggtcgtggtggccaAAATCATGGAGGCGCTTGGCGCGGGGAACGTGGTCGCAGAGGACGAGAAg gttgcacaAATCACATGTGTGGTAAGAAGGAGttgtttgcagatttggatgactcatttcacacaaaagtgaaattcggtgatggcagGTTTGTTCCGGTGAGTGGAAAAGGgcgaattcttatcacattgaagaatggtgatcacaggtacatctatgatgttttacctgatatgaaaagtaatttgttgagtatgggGCAGTTGGCCGAGAAGGGTTAt gtatttgggtcaattacttatgctcataTCCCCAAGACAGtaagatcgaagttggatgataaggtaGTGAAGActattttcattggatataagcatggaggatacaaattgtacaatccaatgacaaagaaggtgattgttagtcgtgatgttacatttgccgaagatgaggaatggcaatggaatgcAGCAGCAGCTGAAATAGATTCGAAAAAAcgatatatttatgttttgaacgatgatatggaagatggagtcactcttgaagcacctgcagttcaacctgaagttgtaattcaacctgaagttgcaactccaattgcaactatgatggagcgaccaagaaggcagCAGCGACAACTTGTACATCTTCAAGATTGcaaagtaaatcttgatgaagttgatgacaatggagatttggttcactttgcttttcttgcagaatCAGAACCTGTGAGACTTGTCGATGtcattcaacaccccaaatga